A DNA window from Syngnathus typhle isolate RoL2023-S1 ecotype Sweden linkage group LG2, RoL_Styp_1.0, whole genome shotgun sequence contains the following coding sequences:
- the tmem82 gene encoding transmembrane protein 82 isoform X2 has protein sequence MIWFITSLLPTSYLTGWWTLNVNLLCHLLQGLVGACGISVLSSLLRVRLYVEEESCSNKDASSQRRVKRGAAGRLHFVFVAGMLAAVGSRVASLVVLEFCLRAGSAWLTRGPDSLKTLHHLMVQSQFSLGCALSCTLQFLHEGALHRWLCLLLAAALSCWLARKAAALRRHVATLYKLHSSQRYCGICISLLTYGRGPVLLPALCGTLMVAFVMAVVAALVIINQHFLSATEALKFWTPLTICYALLVVYMQDEQRNLPASQALLISVVVRLGALMVLMLIVGRWADVLHIFLCFLGEAACLIPTTDLLAATSSQECTS, from the exons ATGATTTGGTTCATCACGTCGCTGCTGCCGACGTCCTACTTGACAGGCTGGTGGACGCTGAACGTGAATCTGCTGTGTCATTTGCTGCAAG GACTTGTTGGCGCATGTGGGATCTCTGTGCTCAGCTCCCTGCTCAGAGTGCGTTTGTATGTTGAGGAGGAAAG TTGCAGTAACAAAGATGCGTCTAGTCAGAGGAGGGTTAAACGTGGAGCGGCGGGGAGgctccattttgtctttgtggCCGGGATGTTGGCTGCTGTCGGTTCTCGTGTGGCCTCCTTGGTGGTGCTGGAATTTTGCCTTCGAGCCGGCTCCGCATGGCTGACAAGAGGACCT GACTCTCTGAAAACGCTCCACCACCTCATGGTTCAAAGCCAATTCTCCCTGGGATGTGCCCTCAGCTGCACGCTACAATTCCTCCACGAAGGGGCTCTGCATCGCTGGTTGTGCTTGCTCCTGGCAGCGGCACTCAGCTGTTGGCTAGCCCGGAAGGCGGCGGCGTTACGGCGCCATGTGGCGACTCTGTACAAACTGCACAGTTCGCAACGCTACTGCGGCATTTGCATCAGCCTGCTGACGTACGGCCGCGGCCCTGTGCTGCTCCCGGCGCTATGCGGGACGCTCATGGTGGCCTTTGTCATGGCTGTGGTGGCAGCATTGGTGATCATCAACCAACACTTCTTGTCTGCAACAGAAGCACTTAAgttttggacacccctgaccaTCTGTTACGCTCTGCTGGTGGTTTACATGCAGG ACGAGCAGCGTAATTTGCCGGCGAGCCAGGCGCTCCTGATCTCGGTGGTGGTGCGCCTCGGTGCGTTGATGGTCCTGATGCTGATTGTTGGACGCTGGGCCGATGTACTCCACATTTTCCTGTGTTTCCTGGGTGAGGCCGCCTGTCTGATCCCCACAACAGATCTGCTGGCCGCAACCTCTTCGCAG GAATGCACATCGTAA
- the mad2l2 gene encoding mitotic spindle assembly checkpoint protein MAD2B produces the protein MTTLTRQDLNFGQVVADILCEFLEVAIHLILYVREVYPSGIFQKRKKYNVPVQMSCHPELNQYIQDTLHCIKPLIEKNDAEKVVVVIMDKEHHPVERFVFEISQPPLLSISSDTLLSHVEQLLRAFILKISVCDAVLNNNPPDCSFTVLVHTRNSATRNMEKVQVIKDFPWIVADEQEVHMQEPRLIPLKTLTSDIVKMQLYVEERAQKM, from the exons ATGACAACTCTAACACGGCAAGATCTCAATTTTGGACAAG TGGTTGCTGACATTTTGTGTGAGTTCTTGGAAGTTGCCATTCACCTCATCCTGTACGTCCGTGAAGTTTACCCATCAGGAATATTTCAGAAGCGAAAGAAATACAATGTCCCTGTGCAG ATGTCATGTCATCCTGAGCTGAACCAGTACATCCAAGATACACTTCACTGTATCAAACCGCTTATTGAGAAG AATGATGCTGAGAAGGTGGTTGTCGTCATTATGGACAAGGAGCATCATCCAGTTGAGAGATTTGTCTTTGAGATATCCCAACCACCGCTTCTCTCTATCAG CTCAGACACATTACTGTCTCATGTGGAGCAGCTGCTGAGGGCGTTCATTCTTAAGATCAGTGTGTGTGATGCTGTTTTAAATAATAATCCACCAG ATTGttcatttacagtattagttcaTACGAGGAATTCGGCCACACGCAACATGGAGAAGGTTCAAGTCATCAAG GATTTCCCATGGATAGTTGCTGATGAGCAGGAGGTCCACATGCAGGAGCCCAGACTCATCCCACTGAAGACCTTGACGTCTGATATAGTGAAG ATGCAGCTGTATGTGGAGGAGCGAGCCCAGAAGATGTAG
- the smim1 gene encoding small integral membrane protein 1, whose translation MEANDPGSVQYNRWNEDNINMNVEASLPPMTRLYNRTCTGKTGIVVKAAGALVAFMFVFIMGYLTGYYVHNCEVL comes from the exons ATGGAGGCCAACGATCCCGGCAGTGTGCAATACAACCGGTGGAATGAGGACAACATCAACATGAACGTGGAGGCGTCACTGCCTCCCATGACCAG GCTCTACAACAGAACATGCACAGGCAAGACTGGCATCGTGGTGAAGGCAGCCGGAGCACTGGTCGCATTTATGTTTGTCTTCATCATGGGATACTTGACAGGATACTACGTCCATAACTGTGAAGTCCTTTGA
- the tmem82 gene encoding transmembrane protein 82 isoform X1: MIWFITSLLPTSYLTGWWTLNVNLLCHLLQGLVGACGISVLSSLLRVRLYVEEERYGHFAILRTLDSWFILSFRSCSNKDASSQRRVKRGAAGRLHFVFVAGMLAAVGSRVASLVVLEFCLRAGSAWLTRGPDSLKTLHHLMVQSQFSLGCALSCTLQFLHEGALHRWLCLLLAAALSCWLARKAAALRRHVATLYKLHSSQRYCGICISLLTYGRGPVLLPALCGTLMVAFVMAVVAALVIINQHFLSATEALKFWTPLTICYALLVVYMQDEQRNLPASQALLISVVVRLGALMVLMLIVGRWADVLHIFLCFLGEAACLIPTTDLLAATSSQECTS, encoded by the exons ATGATTTGGTTCATCACGTCGCTGCTGCCGACGTCCTACTTGACAGGCTGGTGGACGCTGAACGTGAATCTGCTGTGTCATTTGCTGCAAG GACTTGTTGGCGCATGTGGGATCTCTGTGCTCAGCTCCCTGCTCAGAGTGCGTTTGTATGTTGAGGAGGAAAGGTACGGACATTTTGCGATTTTACGCACGTTGGACTCCTGGTTCATTTTGTCCTTCCGCAGTTGCAGTAACAAAGATGCGTCTAGTCAGAGGAGGGTTAAACGTGGAGCGGCGGGGAGgctccattttgtctttgtggCCGGGATGTTGGCTGCTGTCGGTTCTCGTGTGGCCTCCTTGGTGGTGCTGGAATTTTGCCTTCGAGCCGGCTCCGCATGGCTGACAAGAGGACCT GACTCTCTGAAAACGCTCCACCACCTCATGGTTCAAAGCCAATTCTCCCTGGGATGTGCCCTCAGCTGCACGCTACAATTCCTCCACGAAGGGGCTCTGCATCGCTGGTTGTGCTTGCTCCTGGCAGCGGCACTCAGCTGTTGGCTAGCCCGGAAGGCGGCGGCGTTACGGCGCCATGTGGCGACTCTGTACAAACTGCACAGTTCGCAACGCTACTGCGGCATTTGCATCAGCCTGCTGACGTACGGCCGCGGCCCTGTGCTGCTCCCGGCGCTATGCGGGACGCTCATGGTGGCCTTTGTCATGGCTGTGGTGGCAGCATTGGTGATCATCAACCAACACTTCTTGTCTGCAACAGAAGCACTTAAgttttggacacccctgaccaTCTGTTACGCTCTGCTGGTGGTTTACATGCAGG ACGAGCAGCGTAATTTGCCGGCGAGCCAGGCGCTCCTGATCTCGGTGGTGGTGCGCCTCGGTGCGTTGATGGTCCTGATGCTGATTGTTGGACGCTGGGCCGATGTACTCCACATTTTCCTGTGTTTCCTGGGTGAGGCCGCCTGTCTGATCCCCACAACAGATCTGCTGGCCGCAACCTCTTCGCAG GAATGCACATCGTAA